In Chiloscyllium plagiosum isolate BGI_BamShark_2017 unplaced genomic scaffold, ASM401019v2 scaf_1191, whole genome shotgun sequence, the DNA window GGTGGGTGTACATGGCATTAGAATAGAATTCATCAATGAAAAAGGATCAAAACGAACCGCCACATACCTGCCGGAGGTTGCGAAGGAGCAAGGTCAATGTTGTGCTTTATGTACAGTATAACACGGACTTCCCTCTTGTCCAATTAAAGTAACTTCATAGTGTCTGTTCTTCTGCATTTAACATTTACCGCATGACTccaaatgtttatttgaaaaataGTGACTGGCTTGCAACCTGTATCCTGTGCTTGAGTAATGAAGGTAAATTTTCTTCCAAGGCTTAAGATCTCATCTTTGTAATTTTCTACAGGTTGGGACCACATTCAAACCATAGATTCCTTGCTACGAAAGGGAGGTTACAAGCCTCCCATCACGAATGACTTCAGGAAGACAATTAAACTGACTAGGTAAATATACTGTCTCAAATTCATCAGCCCTTAAATTgagaaaattcaatcaaatttggtTTACTTAAAGCAGAACAATTTTAATGTGCTTTTAACCATATTTTCAAAAAGCTATTGAATTGTTTCACTCCTTTTACATTAGGCTTGCCTACTTGGAGCCCCATTTAAACAATTCCAATACTGGTAACATTTGAGGACCATTGCAGTGATTGTTGAACAGCAAGGACTCCTAGAAAATAAATAGTTTAAGATCTGCGTGAATCTACTTTTACAAATCTCTTACTCTAGAAGATTGCAAAAGTAAATATACTTTTGGTACTTGGTTAGTGATATTTATTCAAATATTCATGTCATGATGTACTAGAGTGAACTATCTAAAATTCTGTGTAGTTGAACTTTTAATGCTAATTAAAATGTGACCACCCCAAATATCCAAGCTTAAAAGTACAAAAATGTTTCTGAACAACATTATTTCTCTGACCAACATACTTTGACTCacttaaaaacaaattgttgcttCTGCTCCCATGAAGTTGTCAGTATGTTGGGTTGCTTATTTTTTGGCTCTTGTCTAATGCCTCCCCACAATAATTAATGGAGTTGTCATATTTTCGCAAATCCAAAACAAAGTGGAGAAAGAATTCAAGAAAAGAAACTGATggctttaaattatttttaaagcaatGCCTGCATTAAAACAATAAGTTTTTGAGCTTTTGCAGTTAGAAAAAAAAACCCGCTGTTCATGCTATACCTTTTGAAGCAAAACCTGAGTATTTAAATATAAACACATTAGGATTGCTTTAGTTCCTGAGAGATTGTCTGATAAAGAAATAGTCTCATTGGTCAAAATAATATAGAAGCTCATTGTCACAGCAAAGCAGGcatgctttgttttaattttaaagaagTAACTTGCCTGAGCAGTTTCAGCAGGACCTTTTTAACCAGCAGAAGATGAGGGCTCTCAAGATGTATGCTGGGAAACTGCATCATTGGTGTTGACTTCCCTACTGGATGTCTGCAGAAGTGATTTTTGCTTTATAGCTATCTACATGCATGAGTTCTGCCAGTATAttttgatgtgtgtgtgagagacaataAGTTGTTTCTGTCAAATTCCTTTGGTGTGCCATTTTGGTAGAATAGAAAAATATCTCTAAACTCTTATTACAAAAAATTAGCtcatgaaaaattaatttttaacaaTGTATCAATTTCTGATGAGTAGACTTTTGCTGATATTCAAAAGAAAGTAAGCTATCTTCCTGCAATTAGAAACATTAATGTCCTTTCTTTCTGACACCTGACATGAGTTGGACCTTGATTCCATACTGGCCCATCCTTGTCTGCATTTTCAACAGGAAAGTGTAATGACCAGAGGTAACACTCTCTCATGAAATGCAAGAACAAAAATATTGTAAAATGTCCAGATAAAGCCAGATGGGTAATAATTAGCTAACTCCATTGAAGCAGAAATGAAGACTTATTGTAggtcaaattaaattggacagttTGACTGGATTGATACCCAATATCTGCACACAACTTCAACCAGTTAAAGGTTGTTCATATGAGATCTCGagggaaatttttttaaaaaccctcaaACTCAGTTACTGTTTCAGGTCAGTTTTCAGAACTCgtttataaaaacaaaaacacacatgATCTAGAAACAGTCTGACCAAACatactgctgcctcagtgtcagggacccaggttcaattccaccctctaacaactgtgtggagtttgcacatctgcatgggttgcctttgggtgttctagtttcctcccacagtccaaaaatgagcaggcttggtggattggccatgctaaattacccatagtgtcctggaatgcctaggtttggtggattagtctTAGAGGAtcggcctgggtgggatgcttttcagaggatcggtgtggactcaatgggccaactggtctgcttccacactgtaaggattctatgattccaataaGTGGTGTATAATTGAGAAAAAGAGAAGATTGAAGCAATATTCTTACTCGAGCTTTACAAGGGTTCTCATCTGCCATTCTTCTTTATATATGGCGTTTGGTGTAACTGATCAACTATACGCAAGATTTTGCTTGAAATCCTTCTGTAGAATCTAGCAGTTCCTCTGTAAATCCTGAAAACTGCATTTCAGGGCATCCATCTGATATGTTGGATAAAATgcggaaacatttaaaaagttttttGACTTATAGTCTGGGGGTTATTTTTTTGGACTTGTACATTTGTGAATACTTTTGTCACAATTGCCAAGATATTAGTACTGCAGTTCTGGTTTGTTAGTTTGAGAAGTTGTCGTTGAAGATCCTGATTTAATATACTGTATCTTTAACAAAATTACTGCACACCTCCTCATATAAGTTCTTGGCTCTTGTTAGAGTTCCCTTCACTTCATCTCGTAAAGCAATTTATGGGTGTTGGATATCAGCCTCCAAAACACCACCTTGCCATGAATCGTTTCATATATAGCAATAAATATGCCGCCTCAGTGCTTTTATTTTAGCTGCACAAGTTGTATCCAATTTCTGAAATCCTGTCTTTCACTAACTGTTGTGATGAATGTTTTACAATTTCTCATCCAGTTTTACAATTCTCTGCTCAATTCAAAATGTGAATTTATCTTACCAAATGCTTATCTACATCTAATATAGATTTCACAATTTACTCCTTTTAAATTTGGAATTCCTATCCATTCTTATTTTAAAACTTTGGAAGCAGGAGAAAAGTAGAACCAATCTATATCATAGACTAACTGGAGCAAAACATCTCAACCACTATCAAACAATGTACCTCTCTCGCTATTGCAAAATGTATTGCTTGTGTAAAAGTCCATACTTGGTCATCTTGCATGGAGCTTACAAGATGGTGTATTTTTTTTCCTGACTGCAATCTTCCATTACAATCATTGCTATCCTCTAATAAGTATGAACATCGACCCACTGATGTTTCTGAACAACCATTCCTCACCTCCtacaaattcacccaagatcctcagacagcacctttcaaacccgtGACCACTTCTATCAAGAAGGCCAAGgccagcaaatatatgggaagacagccaccttcaagttctcccccaagccactcaccacctcaACTTGGAAATATCTTGCCGTTCCTTCCCTATCACTGGGTCTCAATcctgaattcccttcctaatggcattatgggaaAACCTagagcacagggactgcagtgattcaagaaggcagctcaccaccaccaccccctcaagggcaactagggacaggcaataaacactggcctgccagcaatgcccatatactgcaaatgaatttaaaaacccACACTCCTTGTGTTCCTATGTAGTGATctacataattttgaacatcGCTTGCTGCTAAAACCATCATCCTGCCTTTTGTCACCTTCACCCTCAACCTTTGCAATATTCTCTTCATTAACTTGAACTGACCAAAATTGTTACATATAATCCTATTCTGTGCCTGGTTTCAACTTCCAATAAATCCTGTTATTGCTGTGAACTTTGCTTAGTTCTGTGCCTCACCGATGCAACCACTTTTAAATTCTCCT includes these proteins:
- the LOC122547156 gene encoding AMME syndrome candidate gene 1 protein homolog — translated: MQPERALKDSRFPPMTREELPRLFCSVSLLTNFEDVGDYLDWEVGVHGIRIEFINEKGSKRTATYLPEVAKEQGWDHIQTIDSLLRKGGYKPPITNDFRKTIKLTRLAYLEPHLNNSNTGNI